The following are from one region of the Arthrobacter sp. KBS0703 genome:
- a CDS encoding MFS transporter: MANVPVPASGTTPHPDKPIHPKGLFKAFAASLTGTALEWYDFAVYSAAAAVVFPVVFFPSSDPLTGTILAFSTYAVGYVSRPVGGIIFGRLGDRIGRKKVLVATLMIIGVATVLIGVLPGYASIGIAAPIILVLLRFGQGVGVGGEWGGAVLLSSEYGDPHRRGFWASAAQVGPPAGNLLANGALAVLTLALTEEQFLSFGWRIAFLVSALLVGFGLWIRLRLEDTPIFKAIQAHGEQPHAPVQEVFRKELRPLIAAILCRVGPDVLYALFTVFTLTYGIQTLGYERNQVLTAVLVGSAFQLFMIPLAGAVSDRFNRRRVYGIGAVAGAVWTFIFFGVLGGNNEPMLIVGIVLGLMAHSFMYGPQAAFIVEQFSPRLRSTGSSLAYTFAGVIGGAIAPLMFTLLLSQFGTWIPVAIYVAVAAAVTLVGLALGRDNDTVEDADYRLLLEGTAAAPQPSGAADSK, encoded by the coding sequence ATGGCAAACGTCCCAGTTCCGGCTTCCGGCACTACGCCGCATCCGGACAAGCCGATTCATCCCAAGGGCCTGTTCAAGGCCTTCGCCGCCAGCCTCACGGGCACCGCGCTCGAGTGGTACGACTTCGCCGTCTACTCGGCGGCGGCCGCCGTCGTATTTCCCGTCGTCTTCTTCCCGTCATCCGATCCCCTGACCGGCACCATCCTGGCCTTCTCCACCTACGCGGTGGGCTACGTTTCCCGCCCGGTCGGCGGCATCATCTTCGGCCGGCTCGGGGACCGCATCGGCCGCAAGAAGGTCCTGGTGGCCACCCTGATGATCATCGGTGTGGCCACCGTGCTCATCGGCGTGCTGCCCGGCTACGCGAGCATCGGCATCGCCGCCCCCATCATCCTGGTCCTGCTGCGGTTCGGCCAGGGCGTGGGCGTGGGCGGCGAATGGGGCGGCGCCGTCCTGCTCTCCAGCGAATACGGCGATCCCCACCGGCGCGGCTTCTGGGCCTCTGCGGCCCAGGTGGGTCCGCCGGCAGGCAACCTGCTGGCAAACGGCGCCCTGGCGGTCCTCACGCTGGCACTGACCGAGGAGCAGTTCCTCTCCTTCGGCTGGCGCATCGCGTTCCTGGTATCGGCCCTGCTGGTCGGATTCGGCCTCTGGATCAGGCTCCGGCTCGAAGACACTCCCATCTTCAAGGCCATCCAGGCCCACGGCGAGCAGCCCCACGCCCCGGTCCAGGAGGTCTTCCGCAAAGAGCTCCGTCCGCTGATCGCGGCCATCCTGTGCCGCGTGGGACCGGATGTGCTCTACGCGCTGTTCACCGTCTTCACCCTCACCTACGGCATCCAGACCCTCGGCTACGAACGCAACCAGGTGCTCACCGCCGTCCTGGTCGGCTCCGCGTTCCAGCTGTTCATGATCCCGCTGGCAGGCGCCGTCTCCGACCGCTTCAACCGCCGCCGCGTCTACGGCATCGGCGCCGTGGCGGGCGCCGTCTGGACGTTCATCTTCTTCGGCGTCCTGGGCGGCAACAACGAACCGATGCTGATCGTGGGCATCGTGCTCGGCCTCATGGCCCACTCCTTCATGTACGGCCCCCAGGCCGCCTTCATCGTGGAGCAGTTCTCGCCGCGGCTCCGCTCCACCGGCAGCTCACTGGCCTACACGTTCGCCGGCGTAATCGGCGGTGCCATCGCCCCACTGATGTTCACGCTCCTGCTGTCCCAGTTCGGCACCTGGATTCCGGTGGCCATCTACGTCGCCGTGGCCGCCGCCGTCACCCTGGTGGGGCTGGCCCTTGGCCGGGACAACGACACCGTAGAGGACGCGGACTACCGCCTGCTGCTGGAAGGAACCGCCGCAGCACCCCAGCCGTCCGGCGCCGCAGATTCCAAGTGA
- a CDS encoding GntR family transcriptional regulator — MRKSSGTAASGREKAYAYLRENILIDPEVQGKFLNEQELAAEIGVSRTPVREALLLLVSDGLVELIPQRGAYVPPITGREMSELMELRGVLESHAARLVIEQRRVPAETMQETLDQQSKLPETLSPDAAREFIRLDTLFHQQLIDAAGNELISRTYSKLHVRQILVGVSALFRTGGRRGEVCAEHQDILDALVSGDAAEAQKAIDHHLAVTRDILLRT; from the coding sequence ATGCGAAAAAGTTCGGGGACGGCGGCGTCCGGCCGCGAGAAGGCGTACGCGTACCTGCGCGAAAACATCCTGATTGACCCGGAGGTGCAGGGGAAGTTCCTGAACGAGCAGGAACTGGCTGCCGAGATCGGCGTCTCGCGCACTCCGGTCCGGGAGGCGCTCCTGCTGCTCGTCTCGGACGGCCTGGTGGAACTGATTCCGCAGCGCGGAGCCTATGTTCCCCCCATAACCGGCCGGGAAATGTCCGAGCTCATGGAACTGCGCGGAGTCCTCGAAAGCCACGCCGCCCGCCTGGTCATCGAGCAGCGCAGGGTCCCGGCCGAGACGATGCAGGAGACCCTGGACCAGCAGTCCAAGCTTCCGGAAACCCTGAGCCCGGACGCAGCGCGGGAGTTCATCCGCCTGGATACCCTCTTCCACCAGCAGCTCATTGATGCTGCGGGAAACGAACTCATCTCCCGCACCTACAGCAAGCTCCATGTGCGGCAGATCCTGGTGGGCGTATCCGCGCTGTTCCGCACCGGCGGCCGGCGCGGGGAGGTGTGCGCCGAACACCAGGACATCCTCGATGCCCTGGTGTCCGGAGACGCGGCGGAGGCGCAGAAGGCCATCGACCATCATCTGGCCGTTACCCGCGACATCCTGCTCCGCACCTAG
- a CDS encoding carbon-nitrogen hydrolase family protein, which produces MRLAVAQIITGADPAANLELIREYATRAKAAGAELAVFPEAAMRAFGNSLADIAEPLDGPWATAVRSIAGELDIAIVAGMFTPGDGGRVRNTLLVTGPGIETSYDKIHLFDAFGFAESDSVDAGTSPVTFELNGTVIGLATCYDVRFPGLFTANAQAGAQVNIVCASWGAGEGKAEQWDLLVRARAVDSTTFVVACGQGDPASIGLPSAGAAPTGIGHSAVISPLGSPLVTLGGEPELAVIDIDPAVIAEVRGKLPVLANARSF; this is translated from the coding sequence ATGCGTTTAGCAGTGGCCCAAATCATCACCGGAGCCGATCCGGCCGCCAACCTGGAGCTGATTCGAGAATACGCCACGCGCGCCAAAGCCGCCGGAGCCGAGCTGGCCGTATTCCCGGAAGCGGCGATGCGCGCCTTCGGCAACAGTCTGGCGGACATCGCCGAGCCGCTGGACGGACCGTGGGCAACTGCCGTCCGCAGCATCGCCGGCGAGCTGGACATCGCCATCGTGGCGGGGATGTTCACCCCGGGCGACGGCGGCCGTGTGCGGAACACCCTGCTGGTCACCGGCCCGGGCATCGAAACGTCCTACGACAAGATCCACCTCTTTGATGCCTTCGGTTTCGCCGAGTCCGATTCGGTAGATGCCGGCACGTCACCGGTGACCTTTGAACTCAACGGCACGGTGATTGGCCTCGCCACCTGTTACGACGTGCGCTTCCCCGGCCTTTTCACGGCCAACGCCCAAGCCGGGGCCCAGGTCAACATCGTCTGCGCCTCGTGGGGCGCCGGCGAAGGAAAGGCTGAGCAGTGGGACCTGCTGGTCCGGGCCCGTGCCGTGGACAGCACCACGTTTGTGGTGGCCTGCGGCCAGGGCGATCCCGCCAGCATCGGCCTGCCGTCCGCAGGTGCCGCCCCCACCGGGATCGGCCACAGCGCCGTGATCTCCCCGCTCGGCTCCCCGCTGGTTACTTTGGGCGGCGAGCCCGAGCTGGCCGTGATCGACATCGACCCGGCCGTCATTGCGGAAGTTCGCGGAAAACTCCCGGTGCTCGCGAACGCCAGGAGCTTCTAG
- a CDS encoding SRPBCC domain-containing protein, with the protein MTVISSTKSAETLSFTLVAEFDADVERVWQVWEDPRQLERWWGPPTWPATFVKHEFTPGGEASYYMTGPEGEKAGGWWRITAIEAPRRLEFDDGFADDDGAPVEAMGTTHATVTLEDLGGRTRMTVLSTFESEEQMGKMIEMGMEDGMKEAAGQIDALIAEHSRA; encoded by the coding sequence ATGACGGTTATCAGTTCCACGAAGAGCGCAGAGACGCTCAGCTTCACCCTTGTGGCCGAGTTCGACGCCGACGTCGAGCGGGTCTGGCAGGTCTGGGAAGACCCGCGGCAGCTTGAGCGCTGGTGGGGCCCGCCCACCTGGCCGGCCACGTTCGTGAAACACGAATTCACCCCGGGCGGAGAGGCCAGCTACTACATGACCGGCCCCGAGGGCGAGAAGGCCGGCGGCTGGTGGCGCATCACCGCCATCGAGGCTCCGCGCCGCCTCGAATTTGACGACGGTTTCGCCGACGACGACGGCGCTCCGGTCGAGGCCATGGGCACCACGCATGCGACCGTCACGCTTGAGGACCTCGGCGGCCGCACCCGGATGACCGTCCTGTCCACGTTCGAATCCGAGGAACAGATGGGCAAGATGATCGAGATGGGCATGGAGGACGGCATGAAGGAAGCCGCCGGCCAGATCGACGCCCTGATCGCCGAACATTCCCGCGCCTGA
- a CDS encoding helix-turn-helix domain-containing protein, whose product MVVDQLSDAELDRLFQAFADTTRRDIMRRVAVEEYSVSGLASLYAMSFAAVQKHVAVLERASLVTKEKRGREQIVRGSREGLQKARRLLDEYEAIWRQRAERIADILAEE is encoded by the coding sequence ATGGTTGTAGATCAGCTTAGCGATGCCGAACTCGACCGCCTCTTCCAGGCGTTCGCGGACACCACCCGGCGGGACATCATGCGCCGGGTGGCGGTGGAGGAGTATTCGGTGTCCGGCCTGGCGTCCCTCTACGCCATGAGTTTTGCCGCCGTCCAGAAGCACGTGGCGGTGTTGGAGCGCGCTTCCCTGGTCACCAAGGAAAAGCGCGGAAGGGAGCAGATCGTGCGGGGCAGCCGTGAAGGACTGCAGAAAGCCCGGCGGCTGCTTGACGAGTACGAGGCGATCTGGCGGCAGCGCGCCGAGCGGATCGCAGACATCCTCGCTGAAGAATAG
- a CDS encoding CdaR family transcriptional regulator yields MAAATVDDILSDLPLGFASLILRPDRAETPIERFLIVDADDETSDGGAAFVLLIGVRGRSALPALRRLLKNPPLVLAVKGGPGELGEAEELLRAAGTGLLLVDPAADWDRLLSIAKDRITPRSYQSEVLTLLEEDLFAIAQTTARLTSSHVVIEDAANKVLAYSTVTNDIDELRKASILARRGPRKYELLLKDLGAYRELHRTRLPVRVPARPQDGLRERVAITLFAGDRIMGYIWLQETGDGFGADVDYVLTGSAARVSAELIRHRNQQSVHMRQDRIARILSGPAEAAASAHSEKIPADRPSALILLGMSAAEAQHDDAALKHGELANLASIHAAAYKPSAIVGQFNGDTAVIIPALQSANAEAGIRSLAEAIVRDAGRHLGVSPFAAVGPIAPDLLSIHSVTAKTEALLGSMRRSGTAAVATVDDFEVDILLHEALQSFTASAFRHRSLWALLRDDGELAETLLAYFEASLDVAECSKRMKLHKNTVYYRISKASRVTGLNFSDLHHSLVALLHIQEWAGKHKEHLGKK; encoded by the coding sequence ATGGCCGCAGCTACAGTGGACGACATCCTGTCGGATCTCCCTCTGGGTTTCGCCAGCCTCATTCTTCGACCGGACCGCGCCGAAACGCCTATCGAACGCTTTCTGATCGTTGACGCCGACGACGAGACGTCCGACGGCGGGGCCGCGTTTGTCCTGCTCATCGGGGTCCGCGGACGCTCCGCTTTGCCGGCGCTGCGGCGCCTTCTGAAAAACCCTCCGCTGGTGCTGGCCGTCAAGGGCGGCCCCGGCGAACTGGGGGAAGCCGAAGAGCTGCTCCGGGCTGCCGGAACCGGTCTCCTGCTGGTGGATCCGGCCGCGGACTGGGACCGGCTGCTGTCCATCGCCAAGGACCGGATCACGCCGCGCAGCTACCAGAGCGAAGTCCTGACGCTGCTGGAGGAGGACCTGTTCGCCATCGCGCAGACCACGGCCCGCCTGACCTCGAGCCATGTGGTGATCGAGGATGCCGCCAACAAGGTCCTGGCCTACTCCACGGTGACGAATGACATCGACGAGCTCCGCAAGGCATCGATCCTTGCGCGCCGCGGTCCGCGGAAATACGAGCTGCTCCTCAAGGATCTTGGCGCCTACCGCGAACTGCACCGGACCCGCCTGCCGGTCAGGGTTCCGGCCCGGCCGCAGGACGGGCTGAGGGAGCGCGTCGCCATCACCCTGTTCGCCGGCGACCGCATCATGGGGTACATCTGGCTGCAGGAAACCGGGGACGGCTTCGGCGCGGACGTCGACTACGTCCTGACCGGATCGGCCGCTCGGGTGTCAGCCGAGCTGATCCGCCACCGCAACCAGCAGTCGGTGCACATGCGCCAGGACCGCATTGCGCGGATCCTTTCGGGCCCGGCGGAGGCCGCCGCAAGTGCGCATAGCGAGAAGATCCCCGCGGACCGTCCTTCGGCACTGATCCTGCTGGGAATGTCTGCCGCTGAGGCCCAGCACGACGATGCGGCCCTCAAACATGGTGAGCTCGCCAACCTGGCGTCAATCCATGCGGCAGCCTACAAACCGTCAGCCATAGTGGGGCAGTTCAACGGCGACACCGCCGTCATCATCCCGGCGCTCCAGTCCGCCAACGCCGAGGCCGGAATTCGTAGCCTCGCCGAAGCGATCGTCCGGGACGCCGGGAGGCATCTGGGTGTCAGTCCTTTCGCCGCAGTGGGACCAATCGCCCCGGATCTGCTCTCGATTCATTCCGTGACCGCCAAAACGGAGGCACTGCTCGGCAGCATGCGGCGGTCAGGCACCGCTGCCGTGGCCACCGTGGACGACTTCGAGGTGGACATCCTCCTTCACGAAGCACTTCAGAGCTTCACCGCCTCGGCTTTTCGCCACCGCAGCCTCTGGGCCCTCCTCCGCGACGACGGCGAACTGGCCGAAACCCTGCTGGCGTATTTCGAGGCGTCGCTGGATGTGGCCGAATGCTCAAAGCGGATGAAACTGCACAAGAACACCGTCTACTACCGGATCAGCAAGGCCAGCCGCGTTACCGGCCTGAACTTCAGCGATCTCCACCACTCATTGGTCGCCCTCCTTCATATCCAGGAGTGGGCCGGCAAGCATAAGGAGCACCTGGGCAAGAAATGA
- a CDS encoding glutaminase, with translation MMTALDSPPLNLVLDEIVRNHRPRSEAGSVPASIPHLSAPPFDRFGIAVATTSGDVFSSGDADLPFSIQSISKVFTLAMALRADDPGALWTRVLREPSGTSFNSLVQLEVEHGIPRNPFINSGALVVTDHVMGKFADSAGHVLRFLRGQAGQLSGQGPFIDEVAAENELANSSRNLALAHFLKNFGNLHRPAEAVVENYVRQCSIMMSCVEVAKAGLFLASGGHGANGPVVSRSEAKRIGSIMLTCGMYDAAGEFAYRVGLPGKSGVGGGILVIVPGECSICVWSPRLDAKGNSLAGSAALADLSDRTGWSVF, from the coding sequence ATGATGACAGCACTCGATTCGCCGCCTCTTAACCTGGTCCTGGACGAGATCGTCCGCAACCACCGGCCCCGAAGTGAAGCAGGATCAGTTCCCGCCAGCATCCCGCACCTGTCAGCGCCGCCGTTCGACCGTTTCGGGATTGCGGTGGCCACCACGTCCGGGGACGTGTTCAGTTCCGGCGACGCCGACCTGCCCTTCTCGATCCAGAGCATCTCGAAGGTCTTCACCCTGGCCATGGCGCTCCGCGCCGACGACCCCGGTGCGCTCTGGACCCGCGTACTTCGTGAGCCGTCAGGGACATCGTTCAACTCCCTGGTGCAGCTTGAAGTGGAGCACGGGATCCCCCGGAACCCGTTCATCAACTCGGGTGCCCTGGTGGTGACCGACCACGTGATGGGGAAGTTCGCTGACTCTGCAGGGCATGTCCTGCGGTTCCTCCGCGGGCAGGCGGGGCAGCTCAGTGGCCAGGGACCGTTCATCGATGAGGTGGCGGCGGAGAACGAGCTGGCCAACAGCAGCCGCAATCTGGCCCTGGCCCACTTCCTGAAGAACTTCGGCAACCTGCACCGGCCCGCCGAGGCCGTGGTGGAGAACTACGTCCGGCAGTGCTCCATCATGATGAGCTGCGTCGAGGTGGCGAAGGCCGGCCTGTTCCTTGCCAGCGGCGGCCACGGAGCAAACGGCCCTGTCGTCTCCCGGAGCGAGGCCAAGCGCATCGGGTCCATCATGCTCACCTGCGGTATGTACGACGCCGCCGGTGAGTTCGCCTACCGCGTCGGCCTTCCCGGCAAAAGCGGTGTGGGCGGCGGAATCCTGGTAATCGTCCCCGGCGAGTGCTCCATCTGCGTCTGGAGCCCGCGGCTGGACGCCAAGGGCAATTCCCTGGCGGGCTCGGCGGCCCTCGCTGATCTGTCCGACCGCACCGGATGGTCTGTTTTCTAG
- a CDS encoding amino acid permease → MSNNPNDEVAQHEADGGHAHASDSLLHAEDKGYHKSLKPRQIQMIAIGGAIGTGLFLGAGGRLNAAGPSLVIAYAVCGFFAFLILRALGELILHRPSSGSFVSYAREFFGEKAAFVAGWFYWINWATTTIVDITAAALYMNFFGKYVPWMADVPQWAWALTALIVVLGLNLVSVKVFGEMEFWFAIIKVAALVAFLLIGTYFVIFGTPVDGQEVGLSLITDNGGIFPNGILPMIILMQGVLFAYASIELVGTAAGETENPEKIMPKAINSVVFRIAVFYVGSVILLALLLPYTTYQKGVSPFVTFFGSIGIQGVDVIMNLVVLTAALSSLNAGLYSTGRILRSMSVAGSAPKFAQRMNKAGVPYGGIAITAGVSLLGVPLNYLVPTQAFEIVLNVASVGIIVTWATIVLCQMQLKRWADKGWLKRPTFRMIGAPYTGYLSLLFLVGVLVMVFIDSPLTLLVTLVACALMVAGWYACRKRIHEIAETRDGYTGAAPVVANRTPIR, encoded by the coding sequence ATGTCCAACAACCCCAATGACGAGGTTGCCCAGCACGAGGCCGACGGCGGCCACGCCCACGCTTCGGATTCCCTCCTTCACGCCGAAGACAAGGGCTATCACAAGAGCCTGAAACCGCGGCAGATCCAGATGATCGCGATCGGCGGCGCCATCGGCACCGGCCTGTTCCTCGGCGCCGGCGGCCGGCTCAACGCCGCCGGCCCCTCCCTCGTCATCGCCTACGCCGTCTGCGGCTTCTTCGCCTTCCTGATCCTCCGCGCCCTCGGCGAACTCATCCTGCACCGCCCGTCATCCGGCTCGTTCGTCTCCTACGCCCGGGAATTCTTCGGCGAGAAGGCCGCCTTCGTCGCCGGCTGGTTCTACTGGATCAACTGGGCCACCACCACCATCGTGGACATCACCGCCGCCGCCCTCTACATGAACTTCTTCGGCAAATACGTCCCCTGGATGGCCGACGTCCCGCAATGGGCCTGGGCCCTGACCGCCCTGATCGTCGTCCTGGGCCTGAACCTCGTCTCCGTAAAGGTCTTCGGCGAAATGGAATTCTGGTTCGCCATCATCAAAGTCGCCGCCCTCGTCGCGTTCCTCCTCATAGGCACCTACTTCGTCATCTTCGGCACCCCCGTGGACGGCCAGGAAGTCGGCCTCAGCCTCATCACCGACAACGGCGGGATCTTCCCCAACGGCATCCTGCCCATGATCATCCTGATGCAGGGCGTGCTCTTCGCCTACGCCTCCATCGAACTGGTCGGCACCGCCGCCGGCGAAACCGAAAACCCCGAAAAGATCATGCCCAAGGCCATCAACTCCGTGGTCTTCCGCATCGCCGTGTTCTACGTCGGCTCCGTCATCCTCCTGGCCCTGCTGCTGCCCTACACCACCTACCAGAAGGGCGTCAGCCCCTTCGTGACCTTCTTCGGCTCCATCGGCATCCAGGGCGTGGACGTCATCATGAACCTCGTCGTCCTCACCGCCGCCCTGTCCTCCCTCAACGCCGGCCTCTACTCCACCGGCCGGATCCTGCGCTCCATGTCCGTCGCCGGCTCCGCCCCCAAGTTCGCCCAGCGCATGAACAAAGCCGGCGTCCCCTACGGCGGCATCGCCATCACCGCCGGCGTCTCCCTCCTCGGCGTCCCGCTGAACTACCTCGTCCCCACCCAGGCCTTCGAAATCGTCCTCAACGTCGCCTCCGTCGGCATCATCGTCACCTGGGCCACCATCGTCCTGTGCCAGATGCAGCTCAAACGCTGGGCCGACAAAGGCTGGCTCAAACGCCCCACCTTCCGGATGATCGGCGCCCCCTACACCGGCTACCTCTCCCTGCTCTTCCTCGTCGGCGTCCTCGTCATGGTCTTCATCGACTCCCCGCTCACCCTGCTCGTGACCCTCGTCGCCTGCGCCCTCATGGTCGCCGGCTGGTACGCCTGCCGCAAACGCATCCACGAAATCGCCGAAACCCGCGACGGCTACACCGGTGCCGCGCCGGTGGTGGCCAACCGGACTCCCATCCGGTAG
- a CDS encoding thiamine pyrophosphate-dependent enzyme, which translates to MTTTHTQPFEGHIPNHSAAQALPPAAPSGTDGARGPGGGSTLKSAGHVIVDALVAHGVDRAYVVPGESFLDVLDGLHGSDIDTVVCRHEGGAAYMAEADGKMNQRPGVAMVTRGPGAANAHVGLHTAWQDSTPMLLFVGLIPFAHRDREAFQEFDIKAWFDTGAKRVMVLDHAERASEIVAEAMFAAMSGRPGPVVVGLPEDIIRQQVDPALHPAIPVAAGGMSTTDAEALAAALALSKKPLFVTGGNDWTQEAASQLTEWLERHHIPAAAEWRTQGTVSFDSPSYVGPIGYGRPRPTYDLLEETDLLVFVGTVPGDVITDGFVCRQDWNKKNFLVTIDPSLRGRSGPVSRQILAKPDAFVRDLAGIKLPVKEEWKAWTGRMRAEQASFAALPPATPGEGPARMDTLMANLVPRLPEDAMVTFGAGEHTNWAHRYFPTRCYASMISARNGSMGYSVPSAIAASLASPQRRVVTIAGDGEFLMNGQELATAAQYGATPLIIVMDNQEYGTIRTHQERHYPSRVSGTQLKNPDFGLMARAFGGFGVTVTQDKDVPAALDAALEAIDRNGVFALIHLIVEQRVKAY; encoded by the coding sequence ATGACCACAACCCACACGCAACCGTTCGAAGGCCACATCCCCAACCACTCCGCGGCACAAGCCCTCCCACCGGCCGCGCCGTCCGGCACGGACGGCGCGCGCGGCCCGGGCGGCGGCAGCACACTGAAATCCGCCGGGCACGTGATTGTTGACGCCCTGGTGGCCCACGGAGTGGACCGCGCCTACGTGGTCCCCGGCGAGAGCTTCCTGGACGTGCTGGACGGGCTGCACGGTTCGGACATCGACACCGTGGTCTGCCGGCACGAGGGCGGGGCCGCCTACATGGCTGAGGCCGACGGCAAAATGAACCAGCGGCCGGGCGTTGCCATGGTCACGCGCGGCCCGGGTGCGGCCAACGCCCACGTTGGCCTGCACACCGCCTGGCAGGACTCCACGCCCATGCTGCTCTTCGTCGGGCTGATCCCCTTTGCGCACCGCGACCGCGAAGCATTCCAGGAATTCGATATCAAGGCCTGGTTCGACACCGGGGCCAAGCGCGTCATGGTGCTCGATCACGCCGAGCGCGCCTCCGAGATTGTTGCGGAAGCCATGTTCGCGGCCATGAGCGGACGGCCGGGGCCGGTCGTTGTCGGCCTGCCGGAAGACATCATCCGCCAGCAGGTTGATCCGGCCCTGCACCCAGCCATCCCTGTGGCGGCGGGCGGCATGAGCACCACGGACGCCGAGGCACTCGCCGCCGCCCTTGCACTCTCCAAGAAGCCACTTTTCGTCACCGGCGGCAACGACTGGACCCAGGAAGCGGCCAGCCAGCTCACCGAATGGCTGGAAAGGCACCACATCCCGGCCGCCGCGGAATGGCGAACCCAGGGAACGGTCTCCTTCGACTCCCCGTCCTACGTTGGTCCGATCGGCTACGGCCGCCCCCGCCCCACCTACGACCTGCTGGAGGAGACCGACCTCCTCGTTTTCGTCGGCACCGTCCCGGGGGACGTGATCACGGACGGATTTGTCTGCCGGCAGGACTGGAACAAGAAGAACTTCCTCGTCACCATTGACCCCTCGCTGCGCGGCCGCTCCGGCCCGGTCTCCCGGCAGATCCTGGCGAAACCGGACGCATTCGTCCGGGATCTCGCCGGCATCAAGCTGCCCGTGAAGGAGGAGTGGAAGGCGTGGACGGGCAGGATGCGCGCCGAGCAGGCGTCCTTCGCCGCACTGCCGCCGGCCACACCGGGTGAGGGACCTGCACGGATGGACACGCTGATGGCGAACCTCGTCCCGCGACTGCCCGAGGACGCCATGGTGACCTTCGGGGCGGGCGAGCACACCAACTGGGCGCACCGGTATTTTCCCACCCGGTGCTACGCCTCGATGATCAGCGCCAGAAACGGTTCCATGGGCTACTCCGTGCCCTCGGCCATCGCCGCATCACTGGCCAGCCCGCAGCGCCGGGTGGTCACCATCGCCGGCGACGGGGAATTCCTCATGAACGGCCAGGAGCTGGCCACCGCGGCCCAATACGGCGCCACCCCGCTGATCATCGTGATGGACAACCAGGAGTACGGCACCATCCGCACCCATCAGGAACGCCACTACCCGTCCCGCGTCTCCGGCACGCAGTTGAAGAACCCCGACTTCGGCCTCATGGCCCGGGCCTTCGGCGGCTTCGGCGTCACGGTCACGCAGGACAAGGACGTGCCGGCGGCCCTCGACGCCGCGCTCGAGGCCATCGATCGGAACGGGGTGTTTGCCCTGATCCACCTCATCGTCGAACAACGGGTCAAGGCGTACTGA
- a CDS encoding NUDIX domain-containing protein, giving the protein MTVRSAGILLYRRSAESRLEVWIAHMGGPFWARKDTHAWSLPKGEYIEPEDPLAAALREFAEEMGTPAPAADYLQLGTFRQPSGKLITAFAAEADFQPEQIVSNTFSLEWPKGSGVLQDYPEIDDARWFPEAEARMKLVKGQVPILDALIGHLGE; this is encoded by the coding sequence ATGACGGTTCGCAGCGCAGGCATCCTGCTGTACCGGCGGAGCGCAGAATCCCGGCTGGAGGTCTGGATTGCGCATATGGGCGGGCCGTTCTGGGCCCGCAAGGACACCCACGCCTGGTCCCTCCCCAAGGGCGAGTACATCGAGCCCGAGGATCCCCTGGCCGCCGCCTTGCGTGAATTTGCCGAGGAAATGGGCACGCCCGCACCGGCTGCCGACTACCTGCAGCTGGGGACCTTCCGGCAACCCTCAGGCAAGCTCATTACGGCCTTCGCCGCAGAGGCGGACTTCCAGCCCGAACAGATTGTGAGCAACACGTTTTCGCTGGAATGGCCGAAGGGATCGGGCGTGCTGCAGGACTACCCCGAGATCGATGACGCGAGGTGGTTTCCGGAAGCCGAAGCCCGCATGAAGCTGGTGAAGGGGCAAGTGCCGATCCTTGACGCGCTCATCGGGCACCTCGGTGAATAG